In Archocentrus centrarchus isolate MPI-CPG fArcCen1 chromosome 21, fArcCen1, whole genome shotgun sequence, the following are encoded in one genomic region:
- the u2af1 gene encoding splicing factor U2AF 35 kDa subunit: MAEYLASIFGTEKDKVNCSFYFKIGACRHGDRCSRLHNKPTFSQTIALLNIYRNPQNSAQSVDGLTCTISDTEMQEHYDEFFEEVFTEMEEKYGEVEEMNVCDNLGDHLVGNVYVKFRKEEDAEKAVIDLNNRWFNGQPIHAELSPVTDFREACCRQYEIGECTRGGFCNFMHLKPISRELRRELYGRRRKSRLRSRSRSRDRRSRSRDRDRGRGGGRDHERRRSRDRERSGRF; the protein is encoded by the exons ATGGCGGAGTACCTAGCATCCATTTTTGGGACAGAAAAAGATAA GGTGAActgctctttttattttaaaatcggTGCCTGCCGACATGGTGACCGTTGCTCCAGATTACATAATAAGCCAACCTTTAGCCAG ACAATTGCCCTCCTGAACATTTACCGGAACCCTCAGAACAGCGCCCAGTCTGTGGACGGTCTGACCT GTACCATTAGTGACACGGAGATGCAGGAGCACTATGATGAGTTTTTTGAG GAGGTCTTCACAGAGATGGAAGAAAAGTACGGCGAAGTCGAGGAAATGAACGTCTGTGACAACCTCGGTGACCACCTCGTAGGGAATGTGTATGTGAAG TTTCGTAAAGAGGAGGATGCTGAGAAGGCTGTGATAGACCTAAATAACCGGTGGTTTAATGGACAGCCCATCCATGCTGAGCTCTCTCCTGTCACAGACTTTAGAGAAGCCTGCTGTCGCCAGTACGAAATCGG GGAATGCACTCGTGGTGGTTTCTGTAACTTCATGCATCTGAAACCCATCTCACGTGAACTGAGGAGAGAGCTCTACGGCCGTCGAAGGAAGAG CCGCCTCAGGTCTCGTTCTCGATCGAGAGACAGGCGATCTCGCTCGAGGGACAGGGACAGGGGCCGAGGAGGTGGCCGTGATCACGAGAGACGTCGCTCCAGAGACAGAGAACGTTCAGGGCGATTCTGA
- the gabpa gene encoding GA-binding protein alpha chain, translating to MSKSEPEEMIEIEIDEREKQACLEEGVEEQTITASDLIQQDIDINEPIGNLKKLLEPRIQISLDAYEICLQDIQLHPDHSLFDQGVKTDGTVQLSLQIITKPGEEKLNILEIVKPVETVEVVIDPDAAGEESALVEEGQLIAVERSALSDETSEQVTRWAAALEGYRKEQVRLGIPYDPLLWSADQVIHWAVWVMKEFNIDEMEIGSIHIPGRELCIFTQEEFLQKVPNGEILWSHLELLRKYVLASQDQSGADATVTIDQPVQIIPAQVSTPTAIKVLKQNRGPRAPRISGEERSSPGNRTGNNGQIQLWQFLLELLTDKDSRDCISWVGEEGEFKLNQPELVAQKWGQRKNKPTMNYEKLSRALRYYYDGDMICKVQGKRFVYKFVCDLRTLIGYSAAELNNLVTECEQKKLARMQMHGIGQPITTVTLAATTLDKDS from the exons ATGTCTAAAAGTGAGCCAGAAGAGATGATAGAGATTGAGATAGACGAACGGGAGAAACAGGCATGCCTGGAAGAAGG TGTCGAGGAACAGACCATCACTGCGTCAGACCTGATTCAGCAAGATATCGACATAAATGAGCCAATTGGTAATCTGAAGAAGCTTTTAGAGCCTCGTATCCAAATCTCATTGGATGCTTATGAAATCTGCTTGCAGGACATTCAG CTCCACCCTGATCACAGTCTCTTCGATCAGGGAGTAAAGACTGATGGCACAGTGCAGCTCAGCCTGCAGATTATAACCAAACCAG gagaggagaaactgaacattttggaGATCGTAAAACCAGTAGAAACAGTAGAAGTAGTGATTGATCCAGATGCAGCAGGAGAAGAGAGCGCTCTGGTGGAGGAGGGACAGCTTATTGCTGTAGAGCGGTCTGCCCTGTCTGATGAGACCTCAGAGCAGGTTACACGTTGGGCCGCAGCTCTTGAAGGCTACCGGAAAGAGCAGGTCCGCCTAGGCATACCATACG aCCCTCTGCTCTGGAGTGCTGATCAGGTGATCCACTGGGCTGTGTGGGTAATGAAGGAGTTCAATATTGATGAGATGGAAATAGGCAGCATTCACATCCCAGGTCGAGAGCTCTGCATTTTCACCCAGGAGGAGTTCCTTCAGAAAGTGCCCAATGGAGAGATACTCTGGAGTCACCTGGAACTCCTCCGCAAAT ATGTGTTGGCTAGCCAGGACCAGTCTGGAGCAGACGCCACTGTCACTATTGATCAGC ctgtgcaGATAATCCCAGCTCAAGTGAGCACACCCACTGCTATAAAGGTGTTGAAGCAGAACCGTGGTCCCAGAGCACCTCGTATTTCAGGAGAAGAGCGCAGCTCACCTGGTAACCGCACAG GCAACAATGGTCAGATCCAGTTGTGGCAGTTTCTGCTTGAGCTGCTGACAGACAAGGACTCAAGAGACTGCATCTCCTGGGTAGGCGAGGAGGGAGAGTTCAAACTCAACCAGCCTGAGCTTGTGGCACAGAAATGGGGCCAACGTAAGAACAAGCCTACCATGAACTACGAGAAGCTCAGTCGAGCGCtcag ATATTACTATGACGGGGACATGATCTGCAAGGTGCAGGGCAAGCGCTTTGTGTACAAGTTTGTGTGTGACCTGAGGACTCTGATTGGCTACAGCGCTGCTGAACTCAACAACCTGGTGACCGAGTGTGAGCAGAAGAAACTGGCTCGCATGCAGATGCACGGCATCGGGCAGCCAATCACGACAGTGACCCTGGCCGCCACGACGCTAGACAAGGATAGCTGA